A stretch of Larus michahellis chromosome Z, bLarMic1.1, whole genome shotgun sequence DNA encodes these proteins:
- the PHAX gene encoding phosphorylated adapter RNA export protein, translated as MALEARRMEGEVEDGELSDSDSDMPGVGSPGDPQQKSHDGNDAGRPFQSGISSCAPSVPYRTTKSVDSSDESFSESDDDSCLWKRKRQKCFSFSPAKSEPFQVSQSHQKQTALGGKKVNNIWGVVLQEQNQDAVATELGILGMDGSIDRSRQSETYNYLLAKKLMKEAQQKEAETLDKELDEYMHDDKKTLPVEEENGQGFLKRKRPVKDRLGERQEMKYKGRYEITEEDSEEKVADEIAYRLCEPKKDLIARVVKIIGKRKAIELLMETAEVEQNGGLFIVNGTRRRTPGGVYLNLLKNTPSIKEEQIKEIFYLENQKEYENKKAAKKRRIQVLGKKMKKAIKGLNLQEYDDASRETFASDTNEALASLDDLQEGHHEAKMEPEDIIEIDNAHDLEIF; from the exons ATGGCGCTGGAGGCGCGGAGGATGGAGGGCGAGGTGGAGGACGGCGAGCTCTCCGACTCGGACTCCGACATGCCCGGCGTCGGCTCCCCCGGGGACCCGCAGCAG aaatcaCATGATGGCAATGATGCAGGCAGACCATTCCAGAGCGGCATTTCATCCTGTGCACCAAGTGTTCCTTATCGGACAACCAAAAGTGTGGATTCAAGTGACGAAAGCTTTTCTGAATCTGATGATGACAGCTGTCTGTGGAAACGAAAACGACAGAAATGTTTCAGCTTTTCTCCTGCTAAATCTGAGCCTTTTCAGGTTAGCCAGAGCCACCAAAAACAAACAGCTCTGGGTGGCAAGAAGGTCAACAACATTTGGGGTGTGGTGCTCCAGGAGCAAAATCAGGATGCGGTGGCTACTGAACTTGGGATTCTAGGCATGGATGGTAGTATTGACAGAAGCAGGCAGTCTGAGACTTACAATTATTTATTGGCTAAAAAGCTGATGAAGGAAGCTCAGCAAAAAGAGGCAGAGACTTTAGATAAAGAACTGGATGAATACATGCATGATGACAAGAAAACACTGCcagtagaagaagaaaatgggCAAGGCTTTCTCAAGCGGAAGCGGCCTGTGAAAGATAGACTGGGTGAAAGACAAGAAATGAAATATAAAGGAAGGTATGAGATAACAGAAGAAGATTCAGAGGAAAAAGTGGCAGATGAAATTGCTTATCG GCTTTGTGAACCAAAGAAAGATTTAATTGCCCGAGTAGTAAAAATaattgggaaaagaaaagctattgaACTGCTTATGGAAACAGCTGAAGTGGAACAAAATGGTGGACTGTTCATAGTG AACGGAACTAGGAGAAGAACACCAGGGGGCGTTTATTTAAACCTGCTGAAGAACACACCTAGCATCAAAGAAGAACAAATCAAG gAAATATTCTATCTGGAAAACCAAAAGgagtatgaaaacaaaaaagctgctaAGAAGAGGAGAATACAAGttctaggaaagaaaatgaaaaaagctaTTAAAGGGCTTAACCTGCAAGAATACGACGATGCATCTCGTGAGACTTTCGCTAGCGATACGAATGAGGCTCTGGCTTCCCTGGATGATCTACAGGAGGGTCATCATGAAGCAAAGATGGAACCTGAAGATATTATTGAAATTGATAATGCTCACGATTTGGAGATCTTCTAG